In Methanomicrobium antiquum, one DNA window encodes the following:
- the nadX gene encoding aspartate dehydrogenase, whose amino-acid sequence MIRVGLLGCGNVAEVIASEGTGINITALYDFEHSHAEHLKELTGAPAFKKFEDFLSQDLDIVVEAASVGAVYEHAEDVLMSGKDIVILSVGALADTDFKNRLIKIAEEKNRKIRIPSGAVMGLDNLKIGQISPMSKVLLRTTKSPRSLRIETNEKTLVFSGRADECIKQYPKNINVAVALELATGHDVEVELWADPDIKRNMHEIFAEGDFGDFYLKIKNNPCPQNPATSYLAALSIITLLKNLEKPMIIGT is encoded by the coding sequence ATGATTCGGGTTGGTCTGCTTGGCTGCGGAAATGTTGCTGAAGTCATCGCCTCTGAGGGCACAGGGATTAACATTACAGCGTTATATGACTTTGAGCATTCACATGCAGAGCATCTAAAAGAGCTTACCGGTGCTCCTGCGTTTAAAAAATTTGAGGATTTTCTGTCTCAGGATCTGGATATCGTAGTAGAAGCGGCTTCTGTTGGAGCGGTCTATGAACATGCCGAAGATGTGCTTATGTCAGGAAAAGACATTGTCATATTATCAGTTGGTGCCCTTGCAGACACTGATTTTAAAAACCGCCTGATAAAAATTGCAGAGGAGAAGAACAGAAAAATAAGGATTCCAAGCGGCGCTGTAATGGGCCTTGACAACTTAAAAATCGGTCAGATATCTCCTATGTCAAAGGTTCTTTTAAGAACTACCAAAAGTCCGCGTTCGCTTAGGATAGAAACCAATGAAAAAACGCTTGTCTTCTCAGGAAGAGCAGATGAGTGCATAAAGCAGTACCCGAAAAATATCAATGTCGCAGTAGCACTTGAACTTGCAACCGGACATGATGTTGAAGTTGAGCTGTGGGCAGACCCCGATATAAAAAGAAATATGCATGAGATATTTGCAGAGGGCGATTTTGGAGATTTCTACTTGAAAATCAAAAATAATCCCTGCCCGCAAAATCCCGCTACAAGTTATCTTGCCGCCCTTTCAATAATTACACTTCTTAAAAATCTGGAAAAGCCGATGATAATTGGAACGTGA
- the nadA gene encoding quinolinate synthase NadA has translation MTIADEIKRLKKEKNAIILAHNYQSPEIQDLSDFTGDSLELAIVAKNAKEDIIVLCGVMFMAETAKILNPSKKVLIPAEDAGCPLADYLTAEKVRAAKEKYPKAKVVLYVNSTADSKSEADIVCTSANAVSVCESLDSDTILFGPDSNLASWVAEKLPYKKIIPLPADGHCPLHAEFKPSDAKEAKERGYTVVCHPECPKAVRDECDVVASTGQMIKEAVKSDKWAVMTEKDMVHRLKKEFPDKEFLGFETAVCRDMKLITPDMLKKTLEDEMPEIILSDEIIKSAGSAIERMIKIKK, from the coding sequence ATGACCATTGCAGATGAAATTAAAAGACTCAAAAAGGAAAAAAACGCTATAATCCTTGCGCATAATTATCAGTCACCGGAGATTCAGGATTTATCTGATTTCACAGGCGACAGCCTTGAGCTTGCAATAGTTGCAAAGAATGCAAAAGAGGATATTATTGTTCTCTGCGGCGTTATGTTCATGGCGGAGACTGCAAAAATATTAAACCCTTCCAAAAAAGTTTTAATTCCTGCAGAAGATGCCGGATGCCCTCTTGCAGATTACTTAACCGCCGAAAAAGTCCGTGCAGCAAAGGAAAAATATCCGAAAGCCAAAGTTGTTTTGTATGTCAATTCCACTGCTGACTCAAAATCAGAGGCTGATATTGTCTGCACATCCGCAAACGCTGTTTCTGTCTGCGAATCGCTTGACTCCGACACAATACTGTTTGGTCCTGACTCAAATCTTGCTTCATGGGTGGCAGAAAAACTTCCCTATAAAAAAATAATCCCTCTTCCTGCAGACGGCCACTGCCCGTTACACGCCGAATTTAAGCCTTCCGATGCAAAAGAGGCAAAAGAGAGAGGATACACAGTTGTATGCCATCCGGAATGCCCAAAGGCTGTTCGTGATGAATGTGATGTTGTTGCATCAACAGGCCAGATGATAAAGGAGGCTGTAAAATCAGACAAATGGGCGGTTATGACTGAGAAGGACATGGTCCACAGACTTAAAAAAGAGTTTCCTGATAAGGAATTTTTAGGGTTTGAGACTGCAGTTTGCCGTGATATGAAGCTTATAACGCCTGATATGCTCAAAAAAACCCTTGAGGACGAGATGCCCGAAATTATCCTCTCAGATGAGATAATAAAAAGTGCAGGCTCTGCAATAGAGCGGATGATTAAGATAAAAAAGTAA
- the nadC gene encoding carboxylating nicotinate-nucleotide diphosphorylase gives MVLQKLLFYLEEDIAGGDITSDAIIPDVSTNARIIAKEDGVIAGLFEAVSLFNYYGVETELKKHDSEKVRSGDVLIEISGSAGKILLLERTVLNIIGRMSGVSTRTNQLSSVIKEINPLANVSGTRKTSPGFREFDKKAIILGGGDPHRYNLSDGFLIKDNHLALCSIKEAVKLAKDYTAYKKVEIEVESVFDAVKAAEAGADIILLDNMTPERIKEVILALEEKGLRKSVILEASGGILGDLVLEYAKTGVDRISLGELTHSVKNLDVSLEIMPALKTLKIS, from the coding sequence ATGGTTCTGCAAAAACTTCTCTTCTACCTAGAAGAAGACATCGCCGGCGGAGACATCACATCTGATGCTATAATACCGGATGTATCAACAAACGCACGGATAATTGCAAAAGAAGACGGAGTAATTGCAGGACTTTTTGAGGCAGTATCTCTTTTTAACTATTACGGGGTTGAAACCGAGCTTAAAAAACATGATTCTGAAAAAGTCCGCTCAGGAGATGTTTTGATAGAAATTTCAGGCTCTGCCGGAAAAATCCTTCTTCTTGAAAGGACTGTTTTGAATATAATCGGCAGAATGAGCGGAGTTTCGACCAGAACAAATCAGCTATCATCAGTAATAAAAGAGATAAATCCTTTGGCAAACGTTAGCGGAACAAGAAAAACATCACCCGGATTTCGCGAATTTGATAAAAAAGCAATTATTCTTGGCGGGGGAGACCCTCACCGTTACAACTTATCAGACGGATTTCTAATAAAGGACAACCACTTAGCCTTATGCTCAATAAAAGAGGCTGTGAAACTGGCAAAGGACTACACTGCCTATAAAAAAGTGGAAATAGAGGTTGAATCAGTCTTTGATGCTGTAAAAGCCGCAGAAGCAGGTGCAGACATAATTCTTCTTGACAACATGACACCTGAGAGAATAAAAGAGGTTATTTTGGCTTTGGAAGAGAAGGGACTTCGGAAAAGTGTAATTTTAGAGGCATCGGGAGGGATTTTGGGAGATTTGGTTTTAGAATATGCAAAGACAGGTGTAGACAGAATAAGCCTTGGCGAACTGACACATTCTGTTAAAAACCTTGATGTCTCATTAGAGATTATGCCGGCGCTGAAAACTCTCAAAATCTCTTAA
- a CDS encoding roadblock/LC7 domain-containing protein: protein MKKSLFAGERIAKMQISLTGLSELMPDFTGYINIETDTGAGFVLFETGRPVSAGFFSGEENFSKRPAYEALLESGVLDITVYKYTSDEIISAKAETFDELGITDSESVEENDEESIDSVKKQKDILKESTLNSVMRQPGVRAVSVIFEGFALQSVGDADFEHVAAVTEDLVRAGSKMTSDLMLGRLNQLLLETDEGKLIVAPANELFICVLAENTANLGLIRLSLQAIQYDAGDI from the coding sequence ATGAAGAAAAGTCTTTTCGCCGGCGAGAGGATTGCAAAGATGCAGATTTCTCTTACCGGACTTTCAGAGTTAATGCCGGACTTTACCGGATATATAAATATAGAGACAGATACAGGAGCAGGTTTCGTTTTATTTGAGACCGGACGTCCTGTTAGTGCAGGTTTTTTCTCAGGAGAGGAAAACTTTTCCAAAAGACCTGCATATGAGGCACTTTTAGAATCAGGTGTTTTGGATATAACTGTTTACAAATACACTTCCGATGAGATAATCTCTGCTAAGGCTGAAACTTTTGATGAGCTTGGAATAACAGATTCAGAATCGGTCGAAGAAAACGATGAAGAAAGTATTGATTCTGTAAAAAAACAAAAGGACATTCTCAAAGAAAGCACTTTAAATTCTGTTATGCGCCAGCCGGGAGTAAGAGCAGTCTCTGTTATTTTTGAGGGTTTTGCTCTTCAGTCTGTCGGAGACGCCGACTTTGAGCATGTCGCCGCCGTAACTGAAGATCTTGTCCGTGCAGGCTCTAAGATGACATCTGATCTGATGCTGGGAAGATTAAACCAGCTTCTTTTGGAGACAGACGAGGGAAAACTAATAGTTGCACCGGCAAATGAGCTTTTCATATGTGTTCTCGCCGAAAATACCGCAAACCTTGGCTTAATCAGACTTTCCCTTCAGGCAATACAGTATGATGCAGGGGATATTTAA
- a CDS encoding roadblock/LC7 domain-containing protein — protein sequence MLKQVLNEFLQINGVTAAVVAGRDGFVIESAVSGDVDVEALGAMASTGLGTSEAMSRELGKEMMNQIIVELEEGPILISPLSEDELIAIVAERGVNVGLLRYELKKNRDRITAAL from the coding sequence ATGTTAAAACAGGTTTTAAATGAATTTTTGCAGATCAACGGTGTCACTGCCGCAGTTGTTGCAGGAAGAGACGGCTTTGTAATTGAAAGTGCAGTCTCAGGTGACGTTGATGTAGAAGCACTTGGCGCAATGGCTTCAACCGGACTTGGAACTTCAGAGGCAATGAGCCGCGAACTTGGAAAGGAGATGATGAATCAGATTATTGTTGAGCTTGAAGAAGGGCCAATCCTTATATCTCCGTTATCAGAGGATGAATTAATAGCAATTGTTGCTGAAAGGGGAGTTAATGTCGGTCTTTTAAGATATGAACTGAAGAAAAACAGGGACAGAATCACTGCGGCACTATGA
- a CDS encoding Ni/Fe hydrogenase subunit alpha: MKEISINPVTRIEGHANIKINIDDNNNVSSAHFQVVELRGFEKFLIGSAIEEAPRITPRICGICPTSHHVASAKAIDQIFGAELPGTAKKLRELLMAGQFIHSHSLHFFMLAAPDFLIGHDAPAGDRNLVGLVKSEPKLAKAAIEVRKFGQRLTEAVGGKPIHPTTCIPGGISAALSEQKRAELLEMAKKALAISQEGWNTAKTVLDSADKSFGAVETAFMGLSENSKFSIYDGPAVILGKDKSETGRFSGVEYLNFIEEYSEDWSYLKFARLKSGDYYRVGPLARLNIASEMGTPLANAALSEYKEAFGDFTQTTLAYNIARYIELLACCEKAVSLLSDSSICGKDIRCKTDDILNTRGVGIIEAPRGTLIHDYSVDDKGFITKCNLIVATCQNNYAMDRGVEDVAGKVIQNGVLSESAANKIEMVIRAYDPCISCATHAIGKMPISIDICRNGYKKM, translated from the coding sequence ATGAAAGAGATATCAATAAACCCCGTTACAAGAATCGAGGGTCACGCAAATATCAAAATCAACATTGATGACAATAACAACGTAAGCTCCGCACATTTTCAGGTTGTTGAGTTAAGAGGATTTGAAAAATTCTTAATAGGCTCTGCCATAGAAGAGGCTCCAAGAATTACACCAAGAATCTGCGGTATATGCCCGACATCACACCATGTTGCATCAGCAAAGGCAATTGACCAGATTTTTGGAGCAGAACTCCCGGGTACTGCAAAAAAGCTTCGTGAACTCTTAATGGCCGGTCAGTTTATCCACTCGCACTCACTTCACTTCTTTATGCTTGCGGCACCTGATTTTTTAATCGGCCATGACGCACCTGCAGGTGACAGAAACCTTGTAGGTCTTGTAAAATCAGAACCAAAGCTTGCAAAAGCGGCAATAGAGGTGAGAAAATTCGGACAGAGGCTTACAGAGGCAGTCGGCGGAAAACCTATTCATCCGACAACCTGTATCCCGGGCGGAATTTCAGCCGCACTTTCAGAGCAAAAAAGAGCTGAACTTTTAGAGATGGCAAAAAAAGCTCTTGCAATTTCACAGGAAGGGTGGAATACTGCAAAGACGGTTTTGGACTCCGCTGACAAAAGTTTCGGTGCTGTAGAAACAGCATTTATGGGACTATCGGAAAACTCGAAATTTTCTATATATGACGGCCCTGCAGTCATCCTCGGAAAGGACAAATCTGAAACCGGAAGATTTTCAGGAGTGGAATATCTTAATTTCATTGAAGAATACTCTGAAGACTGGTCATATCTTAAATTTGCAAGGCTAAAGTCAGGCGATTATTACCGTGTCGGCCCGCTTGCACGCCTAAATATTGCCAGTGAGATGGGAACACCGCTTGCCAACGCAGCATTATCTGAATACAAAGAGGCATTCGGAGATTTTACCCAGACTACTCTTGCATACAATATTGCAAGATATATTGAACTGCTTGCATGCTGTGAGAAAGCAGTGTCGCTTTTATCAGACAGTTCTATCTGCGGAAAAGATATAAGGTGCAAAACAGACGATATTTTGAATACAAGAGGCGTTGGTATAATAGAAGCTCCAAGAGGAACTCTTATTCATGACTACTCTGTCGATGATAAAGGATTTATTACAAAATGCAATCTTATTGTCGCAACCTGTCAGAACAATTATGCGATGGACAGGGGTGTAGAAGACGTCGCAGGAAAAGTAATTCAAAACGGAGTTTTAAGTGAAAGTGCGGCAAACAAAATTGAGATGGTAATAAGGGCATATGACCCATGTATCTCCTGTGCAACACATGCAATTGGAAAGATGCCGATTTCTATTGACATCTGCCGCAATGGGTATAAAAAGATGTAA
- a CDS encoding F420-nonreducing hydrogenase, whose protein sequence is MKIAIEELAGCSGCTIAVLDLHEMILDVLEKAEIVYSPVIMDVKEPPEGVDVSFVTGCVRNEENKERLEKIRSRSKILVALGTCACYGGISGLSMLSSNEDILNTVYRGVETVSEDGVIPKNVPPFLYRAFAVGDIAKIDYYITGCPPKEQFLRQIIPDLLKGDKTELSKKSVCSECDRKMGVVENWSLKRRHEGEPDREHCLLGQGYLCLGPVTFGRCGASCPKNNIPCHGCSGPSLDILREPCRDLYNMMVRRISDLTDIPEKKIEAELYDVSHTMYPFTIGSLIMEDKENSKIRDLVKERSK, encoded by the coding sequence ATGAAAATTGCAATAGAAGAGCTTGCAGGATGTTCGGGATGCACAATAGCAGTCCTTGATCTGCATGAGATGATACTTGATGTACTGGAAAAAGCAGAAATTGTCTATTCACCTGTGATAATGGATGTAAAAGAACCGCCTGAAGGAGTTGACGTTTCTTTTGTCACCGGATGCGTTAGAAACGAGGAGAATAAGGAAAGGCTTGAAAAAATAAGAAGCAGATCAAAGATACTTGTCGCACTTGGAACCTGCGCCTGCTACGGGGGAATTTCAGGCCTTTCAATGCTCTCAAGCAACGAAGACATTTTAAACACCGTCTACCGCGGCGTTGAAACAGTCTCTGAGGACGGCGTTATACCAAAAAATGTTCCGCCTTTTTTATACAGAGCCTTTGCAGTCGGCGATATAGCAAAGATAGACTACTACATTACAGGCTGTCCGCCTAAAGAGCAGTTTTTACGCCAGATTATTCCTGATTTATTAAAAGGAGACAAAACAGAGCTCTCTAAAAAATCGGTCTGTTCGGAGTGCGACAGAAAGATGGGTGTTGTTGAAAACTGGAGCCTTAAAAGGCGCCATGAAGGAGAGCCTGACCGGGAACACTGCCTTTTAGGGCAGGGGTACCTCTGTTTGGGGCCTGTTACATTTGGAAGATGTGGTGCTTCCTGCCCGAAGAACAATATCCCCTGCCACGGATGCAGTGGACCTTCGCTTGATATTCTAAGAGAGCCGTGCCGTGACTTATACAATATGATGGTTAGAAGAATCTCTGATTTAACAGACATTCCTGAGAAGAAAATTGAAGCAGAATTATACGATGTATCCCACACAATGTATCCTTTTACGATTGGAAGCTTAATTATGGAGGATAAGGAAAATTCAAAGATACGCGATCTTGTAAAGGAGAGAAGCAAATGA
- a CDS encoding hydrocarbon binding protein (contains V4R domain) — MTASYVDELHDRFETDITYKSEEIPLSCTPPAKEIEATLHGVMKLNGLVIRSLEEIAGRGANAVTFRAGKKFGHEVAKYFQKRDDIEDALHELSDLLQGQYSFEVWKPEDSSSFIIEENGEKFIYLVFHDCIVRQTLRRNGQEQEGPLCQTLCGYVVGAIEEITGSRVKLEIMHTGPNACLKKLVFK; from the coding sequence TTGACTGCAAGCTATGTTGATGAACTACACGACAGATTTGAGACTGATATTACCTACAAATCAGAAGAAATCCCTCTTTCATGCACACCTCCTGCAAAAGAAATCGAGGCAACACTTCATGGTGTTATGAAGTTAAACGGCCTTGTAATCCGATCATTAGAGGAGATTGCAGGACGTGGTGCAAACGCTGTTACATTCAGGGCAGGAAAAAAATTTGGACATGAGGTTGCAAAATACTTCCAGAAAAGAGACGATATCGAAGACGCCCTCCATGAATTATCAGATCTCCTGCAGGGTCAGTACTCTTTTGAAGTATGGAAGCCTGAAGACAGCAGTTCTTTTATTATTGAGGAGAACGGCGAGAAGTTCATATATCTTGTATTTCACGACTGTATCGTAAGACAGACTTTAAGAAGAAACGGCCAGGAACAGGAAGGCCCTCTTTGCCAGACCCTGTGCGGATATGTCGTAGGCGCAATAGAAGAGATAACAGGTTCACGTGTGAAGCTTGAAATAATGCATACCGGGCCTAATGCATGCCTAAAAAAGCTTGTTTTCAAATGA
- a CDS encoding 4Fe-4S dicluster domain-containing protein, whose protein sequence is MIEIKVDTESCVGCGLCVKDCPMKVYELKDGISTPVRPNDCMGCLSCHEICPAQALEHKGIYAAKRHYIDIRVCEMLKKVI, encoded by the coding sequence ATGATAGAAATAAAAGTTGACACTGAATCCTGTGTTGGATGTGGTCTTTGTGTAAAGGACTGTCCTATGAAGGTATATGAATTAAAAGACGGAATAAGCACGCCTGTAAGGCCAAACGACTGCATGGGATGCCTTTCATGCCATGAAATCTGTCCGGCACAGGCACTTGAGCATAAAGGAATTTACGCCGCAAAACGGCATTACATCGACATCAGAGTCTGCGAGATGCTAAAGAAGGTGATCTGA
- the minD gene encoding cell division ATPase MinD: MTTVFTIASGKGGTGKTTVTANLGSMLAYHKKRTFILDSDMGMANLGLILGLENMPVTLHEVLAGKADIHEAIYEGPYGVMVIPSGLSLEGFKKSDPEKLTDILKDIVDECDYLIIDAPAGINHDGIVPLAIADEIILVVNPDISSLVDALKTKMLTEMIGGKVKGAIINRIGNVNDTNTRSQIEKMLGVPVLGMIPEDVNVRRASAGRSPVVSKFPTSEASRAFRRISASIIGVDYKEDVITSKKKKENFIEKFARAMFPGVKNAN, from the coding sequence ATGACAACAGTTTTTACAATAGCATCCGGCAAAGGGGGAACCGGAAAAACAACAGTAACTGCAAATCTGGGCTCAATGCTTGCATACCATAAAAAAAGGACATTTATTTTAGACTCTGATATGGGTATGGCAAATCTGGGACTTATCTTAGGCCTTGAAAACATGCCTGTTACACTGCATGAAGTGCTCGCCGGCAAAGCAGACATTCATGAAGCAATCTATGAAGGACCTTACGGTGTTATGGTAATTCCAAGCGGACTTTCGCTTGAAGGCTTTAAAAAATCAGATCCTGAGAAATTAACAGATATTCTAAAAGATATTGTTGATGAATGCGACTATTTGATAATTGATGCTCCTGCAGGAATAAACCATGACGGAATTGTTCCGCTTGCAATTGCAGATGAGATAATTCTTGTTGTAAACCCGGATATCTCATCTCTTGTTGATGCATTAAAGACAAAAATGCTCACCGAGATGATAGGCGGAAAAGTCAAAGGTGCAATTATAAACCGCATTGGAAATGTTAACGATACAAACACCCGCTCCCAGATTGAAAAGATGCTCGGCGTTCCTGTCCTTGGAATGATTCCTGAAGATGTAAATGTAAGAAGAGCCTCTGCAGGCCGTTCTCCTGTTGTGTCAAAGTTTCCAACATCAGAAGCATCAAGGGCATTCCGACGAATATCTGCCTCAATTATCGGCGTTGATTACAAGGAGGATGTAATTACCTCCAAAAAGAAGAAAGAAAATTTCATTGAGAAGTTTGCAAGGGCAATGTTTCCGGGGGTAAAAAATGCAAACTGA
- a CDS encoding hydrogenase maturation protease: MTGKLKKTRVFGCGNPLMGNDGSGVCAVEILNKTCQDIDAVDGGTGGLGLIADMEDFERIIIVDAMLGIGEKKGDIKIFYDTPPFIPSTMSMHDASISEVVEIAKEIIPGIEIITIGIEVDFIEEYSDEIDKEVMTGIHKACSEIIKITKS, encoded by the coding sequence ATGACCGGTAAATTAAAAAAAACAAGAGTTTTCGGCTGTGGCAATCCTTTAATGGGAAATGACGGTTCAGGTGTCTGTGCAGTGGAAATACTAAACAAAACCTGTCAGGATATTGATGCCGTTGACGGAGGAACAGGCGGTCTTGGTCTGATTGCCGATATGGAAGACTTCGAGCGCATAATAATTGTTGACGCAATGCTTGGAATTGGTGAGAAAAAAGGCGATATTAAAATTTTTTATGACACTCCCCCCTTCATTCCTTCAACAATGTCGATGCATGACGCTTCAATTTCAGAGGTTGTGGAGATTGCAAAGGAGATTATCCCCGGAATTGAGATAATAACAATTGGAATTGAGGTTGATTTCATAGAAGAGTATTCTGATGAAATTGACAAAGAGGTGATGACAGGTATCCATAAAGCCTGCAGTGAGATTATAAAAATAACAAAGTCATGA
- a CDS encoding DUF3089 domain-containing protein, producing the protein MIFLIILVCSALLSGNQNNSSQNKSFEDFEHFEDIKNTDGNDSSKDSFIHQNEDISEKELFSDSLMNLKGKSIGIPKALLPFNPDNDIPKRPDYKNPDSWVELPEYFSRKKQPVDVFFVYPTILSNEKTYLMDISNPELRKKAEWTIVEQAGIFDGQANIYAPYYRQNNVNINPVMLTDAKPIFSLGQNDLLRAFDYFLKNFNKGERPIILAAHSQGSVRVVELAKKGELLTGSPESLKSLICAYTIGYSITKSDIEKNPLIRISQNATDTGCFILYNTISDEEGKEKECPTIIPGTFVVNPLNWRTDNTPAQSSENIGACFFKHEHPQKPERYPNFSAAKISKNALVITDIKNPDELLATSVTFPKGVYHMYDYAVFYENLRENVSVRIKAYMEKSEK; encoded by the coding sequence ATGATTTTTTTAATTATTCTCGTGTGTTCTGCCCTTTTATCAGGAAATCAGAACAATTCTTCACAAAATAAAAGTTTTGAAGATTTTGAACATTTTGAAGATATAAAAAACACTGATGGAAATGACTCTTCCAAAGACTCTTTTATACATCAAAATGAGGATATTTCAGAAAAAGAACTTTTTTCTGATTCACTGATGAATTTAAAAGGAAAGTCTATTGGAATACCAAAGGCTCTTTTGCCTTTTAATCCTGATAACGACATTCCAAAAAGGCCTGATTATAAAAACCCTGATTCATGGGTAGAGCTCCCGGAATATTTCAGCAGAAAAAAACAGCCTGTTGATGTTTTTTTTGTATATCCAACCATTCTTTCGAATGAGAAAACCTATCTTATGGATATATCAAATCCTGAATTAAGAAAAAAGGCAGAATGGACAATTGTCGAACAGGCAGGCATCTTTGACGGTCAGGCAAACATTTATGCACCTTACTACAGGCAGAATAATGTCAATATTAATCCTGTTATGTTAACAGATGCAAAACCCATATTCAGCCTTGGCCAAAACGACCTTTTAAGAGCATTTGACTACTTCCTTAAAAATTTCAACAAAGGAGAGCGCCCAATAATCCTTGCCGCACACAGCCAGGGATCTGTCAGGGTTGTTGAACTGGCCAAAAAAGGAGAGCTTTTAACAGGCAGTCCTGAATCTTTAAAGAGTCTTATATGTGCATATACAATAGGGTACTCAATAACAAAATCTGATATAGAGAAAAACCCCCTGATAAGAATAAGCCAAAATGCGACAGACACAGGCTGTTTTATCCTTTATAATACAATATCGGATGAAGAGGGAAAAGAGAAGGAATGCCCGACAATAATTCCCGGCACTTTCGTTGTAAACCCTCTCAACTGGAGGACTGACAATACACCTGCACAGTCATCCGAAAATATCGGTGCCTGCTTTTTTAAGCATGAACATCCACAAAAACCTGAAAGGTATCCGAATTTTTCTGCAGCAAAAATTTCAAAAAACGCCCTTGTAATTACAGATATAAAAAATCCGGATGAGCTTTTGGCAACAAGTGTTACATTCCCAAAAGGGGTGTATCATATGTATGATTATGCTGTTTTCTACGAAAACCTCAGAGAAAATGTTTCTGTGAGAATAAAGGCATACATGGAAAAATCAGAGAAATAA